The following are encoded in a window of Ursus arctos isolate Adak ecotype North America unplaced genomic scaffold, UrsArc2.0 scaffold_27, whole genome shotgun sequence genomic DNA:
- the LOC125283691 gene encoding serine/arginine repetitive matrix protein 1-like translates to MTATMKATGDGGSKDGQRAQSGLRRRNSEAPADVEHVPPRPRVREGPLSRFLRPHEQRASEAQRAGPGQPLRKRGPPAAPAANVATATGRLRPPLVPSYCFPGGGHHGGSAGALGPRDPARLPSPNRLPRHRHALREAATLFPRSPRGSASHLHAGAPEDDTEVCPPLCPHLHREQGHPRPPPPRRQPPLPTRASPILRLRGRLATAFRPRGPPLPRLSATRPPPPRPPEPGRGAQVGGLRRACARASSRAPVRALGGGAAASSAPVRAPRGFPSIFPRAVERLGVFRLFRRARECAREGPPLLPARPSAPRSPPLLPARLRAPSVPLAASRVPGVLRHGQARAGEYPLRRRPRGSALPQPAAERAAGPWHSPSSVEAQPLRGARRGFEPRGREQPRPPPGARAHGRAASGLEREPAPPPVPAPGRGLRLRAEPSSARRARPLPGPRLTLSRTPRVPADAGAQGVESGARTAPRGGAPTTSRPRLHLVNTV, encoded by the exons ATGACTGCCACCATGAAAGCAACAGGTGATGGTGGCTCAAAG GACGGCCAGAGGGCACAGAGCGGCCTAAGGAGGAGAAACAGCGAGGCGCCGGCGGACGTGGAACACGTCCCTCCGCGTCCCCGGGTCCGCGAGGGACCTCTCTCCCGCTTCCTGAGGCCCCACGAACAACGCGCTTCAGAGGCGCAGCGCGCAGGCCCGGGCCAGCCCCTAAGAAAGCGCGGACCCCCGGCTGCGCCAGCCGCAAACGTGGCCACGGCGACCGGGCGCCTCCGCCCACCACTCGTGCCGAGCTACTGTTTCCCCGGCGGCGGTCACCATGGGGGCAGCGCGGGGGCTCTTGGTCCTCGGGATCCAGCGCGGCTGCCGAGTCCCAACCGCCTCCCCCGCCACCGGCACGCCCTGCGGGAGGCAGCCACCCTCTTCCCGCGGAGTCCCCGCGGATCGGCCTCCCACCTCCACGCGGGCGCCCCCGAGGATGACACGGAGGTCTGCCCACCCCTCTGCCCACACCTCCACCGAGAGCAGGGCCACCCCCGGCCACCTCCCCCACGTCGGCAGCCACCCCTTCCCACCCGTGCTTCCCCAATCCTACGCCTCCGGGGGCGTTTGGCCACTGCCTTCCGTCCTCGGGGCCCACCCCTACCTCGCCTCTCTGCGACTCGCCCTCCACCCCCGCGCCCACCCGAGCCCGGACGTGGAGCCCAAGTCGGTGGTCTCCGGCGCGCATGCGCGCGGGCCTCTTCCCGCGCACCTGTGAGAGCGCtcgggggcggggcggccgcCTCCAGCGCACCTGTGCGAGCACCCCGCGGGTTCCCAAGCATCTTCCCGCGCGCCGTCGAGCGCCTCGGGGTCTTCCGGCTCTTCCGGCGCGCCCGTGAGTGTGCCCGGGAGGGTCCTCCGCTCCTTCCCGCGCGCCCGTCAGCGCCCAGGAGCCCTCCTCTCCTTCCCGCGCGCCTGCGAGCGCCCAGTGTCCCTCTGGCTGCTTCCCGAGTGCCCGGGGTCCTCCGGCATGGCCAAGCCCGGGCCGGCGAGTACCCCCTGCGCCGTCGTCCCCGGGGAAGCGCGCTCCCCCAGCCCGCCGCGGAGAGGGCGGCGGGGCCTTGGCACTCACCCTCGTCCGTGGAGGCCCAGCCGCTCCGAGGAGCGCGCCGAGGCTTTGAGCCGCGGGGGCGGGAGCAGCCACGGCCTCCGCCGGGCGCGCGTGCACACGGGCGCGCAGCCTCCGGGCTGGAGCGCGAGCCCGCGCCGCCGCCAGTCCCGGCTCCCGGGAGAGGGCTGCGGCTCCGCGCGGAGCCCTCCTCGGCGCGCCGGGCCCGCCCGCTGCCCGGCCCTCGCTTAACCCTTTCCAGAACCCCGCGAGTTCCTGCAGATGCGGGCGCTCAAGGCGTGGAGAGCGGCGCCAGGACGGCCCCACGCGGAGGGGCGCCGACTACGAGCCGACCCCGGCTGCACCTCGTGAATACCGTTTGA